GTGTGGGCACGATGCACTTTTCGCTTTTTTACCTACTGATAGAATTAGGACTTGACCCTCTTGTAGGCTTGATTCTACTAATACTTCAGGCAAATTTAGGAGTTGAGTCATTATTCGTTTCATAATTTATTTTATTAAACATTATTAAAAAATATCTTAACATTTTAGCACGCTAAGTACCCAAGAACCAATACTGCAGGCATTGTAAATATCCCCATCCCCGCCGGTTCTGTAGATGGTGGTTCTAAAATCATTGACCATCGCGAAATCGTTCTAGCAAAAACAGGTGCAGGCGAAAGCATGGCAGCATTTGCAGAGATAGACCTGGCAGCCTTAAGACGCGATCGCCGCCGACCAGGGTTAAATAATTTACTGTCACGCCAGCGATTTGAATTATATGCCCAAAGTTACAGCCAGTCGCAATTTTATCCACCAAACACTATGCTGGAAGGAGAAATAGACCGTAAACACTTCATCCAAACCCAGCAAGCAACGATTGCACGCCTAGCAGAGTTGGGCGTGATTTAATAGGGATGGAGAGATAGGGAGAGTGGGGAAATGGCGAGAGTGGGGAAGTGGGAGAATAATTAATACCTCATGCCCAATACCCAATGCCCCATACCCCATGCCCAATGCCCCATGCCCAATGCCCCATGCCCTATGCCCTATGAATAAATCAATAGAAGTTCGCAACCCCAGGACGGGAAAATATGACTATGTAATTATACCGCCACCAGCGAAGTTGTTGGCACAGCAATGTAACCGCTTACGCAGATCGCAAGTACGCTGGCAACAGATTGGCATAGAAAGGAGAATAGAAGCATTACAATTGTGGAAAGAAGCCATATTGTCTGGACGCGAACAACTGAAAGAGGCTTTGGTCAATGATACTGGCAGATTGTCAGTCTCCTTAGCGGAAATTGACTCCTTCCTCTCCACCATTGACCGTTGGTGTAAGTTAGCACCAGATTTACTGCAAGAATCTCCCCGAAACACTAGTATTCCCTTTATCTCACTGCTACAAACAACCGTTCCTTATCCCCTCGTTGGGGTGATTAGCCCGTGGAATTTTCCCCTATTACTATCTACGATTGATACCATTCCAGCGTTGCTGGCGGGTTGTGCGGTGATTGTCAAACCCAGTGAAATTGCTCCCCGGTTTGTAGCACCACTCATAACAGCACTGAATACAGTTCCTAATTTGCGTGATGTATTAAATTTTGTTGAGGGAGCAGGGGAAACCGGATCTGCTTTAATTGAAAATGTAGATTTGATATGCTTTACAGGCAGTGTAGCGACAGGACAAAAAGTTGCAGTAGCAGCAGCGCAAAACTTTATCCCGGCTTTTTTAGAATTAGGAGGTAAAGACCCGGCGATTGTTTTAGAATCAGCCAATTTAGAATTAGCAACATCAGCAATTTTATGGGGTTCAGTCGTCAACACTGGACAGTCATGTTATTCAATTGAAAGAATTTATGTTGCTGAATCTATATTTGATAAATTTGTGGAATTACTGACAGCCAAAGCCAAACAGTTAAAATTAGCTCATCCCACAGTTGAAAGTGGAGAAATTGGGCCAATTATTGCCGAGAGACAGGCTGCAATTATTAGCGACCATCTCCTAGATGCAGTAGAACAAGGTGCAGTCATTCACTGTGGCGGCCAGGTTGAAGAATTAGGAGGGGGTTGGTGGTGTCGTCCCACGGTTTTGACCAAGGTCAACCATTCAATGAAAGTGATGACCGAAGAAACTTTTGCTCCTATTATGCCGGTGATGCCTTTTTCTACAATTGAAGAAGCGATTAATTTAGCAAATGATTCAAGTTATGGGCTGAGTGCGGCTGTATTTGCTGAATCAGAAGAATTAGCAATAGAAGTAGCCCAGCAAATAGATGCAGGTGCCATCAGTATTAATGACGCCGGTCTCACCGCTATGATGCATGAAGGAGAGAAAAATTCCTTCAAATTCTCCGGTCTTGGTGGGTCGCGCATGGGTCCGTCATCATTGAAACGGTTCCTGCGAAAAAAAGCCTTATTGATTAAAACCAACTCTACCAGTGACCCTTGGTGGTTTGATTAATTGTCAAATCTGGTTTTTGGGTATTATGCTATATCAAGTGAACAATCAATATTCCCAAGACTAAAACATTATCCCCAGGAGTTGTCTTATGTCTACCATCCGAGAAGAAATGCCTGTATTAGCCCGTCACGAAGGAGATTGGGTAGGGACATATATTGTAGTTGATACCGCAGGTAAAATTATTGATAATTATGAGTCGCATTTAACCTGTCAGTTTCCAGAAAATGAAACTTATTCCTATTACCAAATCAATCGCTATAAGTGGGCTGATGGTAAACAAGAAGAACATCAATTTCCTGGACAATATTGTGATAAGGCACTCTGGTTTGATACCGAACGCATTAAAGGCAAAGCCTGGGAAGTAGACAATTCCACCGTGATTTTGTGGTTTGCTTATAAAACAGTCCCAGACATTAATTTATATGAAATGATCATAATTAGTCCTGACAATAATCATCGCGCCCGCACTTGGCACTGGTTTAAGAACCATGAAATTTACCAACGCACTCTCATCAAAGAAGAACGATTACGTTAGTTAACGCAGTTGGTAAGCGCACGGCAATACTCATTGGTGTGAACTTAAACTAAAAGCCTTGTCAATACTGCTCGGTTAAGGAAAATCGTAGGTTGGGTTGAGGCTCTGCGTACTCCTTCGGAGAACCCGCAGGGTAACCCAACAAAGCCCCCCAAATGTTGGGTTAGCCTACGGCTAGCAAGCTACGTTCCTCAACCCAACCTACGCTCTTTAAGGTTTTTGGGCTTAACCGAGCAGTATTGAAAGCCTTGTAAAATCTCGTTTCCAGGTGGAACCTGGAAATGCATTCAGAGCGGCTCTGCCGTTTTTCGTGGAGGTGGAAGCCCACTTTGACTGGGAACGAGGCAATCTCTCAAAGCTTCAATTCTAATATAAAATATAAATTCTACAATTTATGGGATAAAAACATGGCAAAAGGTGACAAAATAAATTTTTCTACTCCTAGCGGGTTTCCCGAATTTCTCCCCAGTGAAAAACGCCTAGAATTATATTTACTCGACACCATCCGTAGAGTTTTTGAAAGTTATGGATTTACACCTATCGAAACTCCCGCCGTTGAACGGTTAGAAGTATTACAAGCTAAAGGCAATCAAGGCGACAATATTATTTATGGTATTGACCCGATTTTGCCCCCAAATCGCCAAGCAGAGAGGGATAAAGCCGGGGAAACAGGTTCAGAAGCCAGAGCGTTAAAATTTGACCAAACAGTTCCCCTAGCCGCGTATATTGCCCGTCATTTAAATGAATTAACCTTTCCCTTTGCCCGTTATCAAATGGATATGGTGTTTCGTGGTGAACGAGCAAAAGATGGACGTTTTCGCCAATTTCGTCAGTGCGATATCGATGTAGTCGCTCGGACTCACCTCAGCTTGCTTTATGATGCTCAGATGCCGGCAATTATCACTGAGATATTTGAGGCGGTGAATATTGGGGATTTCTTAATTCGCATCAATAATCGTAAAGTTCTCACAGGTTTCTTTAAGTCAGTGGGCATTGCTGAAACTAAAATTAAAACCTGTATTGGGATTATTGATACTTTAGAGAAAGTAGGAGAAGCTAAAGTTAAAGAGCATTTAGAAAAAGAAGATATTATAGCAGAACATACTCAAAAAATTATTGATTTTATTAAAATTGATGGTTCGGTTGACGAGGTATTAGATAAACTCAAACACCTTGCCGAAAATTTGCCAGATTCTGAGCAATTTACCCTCGGCGTCAGCGAATTGGAAACGGTAATTATAGGCGTTCGTAATCTGGGAGTTGCTGACAATCGTTTTTGTATTGATTTATCAATTGCTCGTGGTCTAGATTATTATACGGGTACTGTTTACGAAACAACTTTATTAGGACATGAAGCTTTAGGCAGTATTTGCTCTGGTGGTAGATATGAGGAATTAGTCGGGACATTTTTAGGCGAAAAATTGCCGGGGGTAGGAATTTCTATCGGCTTAACTCGCTTAATTAGTCGGTTGTTAAAAGCTGGTATTCTCAATACCTTAGCCGCCACACCTGCACAGGTAATGGTGGTGAATATACAAGATGATTTGATGCCGGTTTATTTAAATGTGTCACAAAATCT
The Gloeotrichia echinulata CP02 DNA segment above includes these coding regions:
- the hisS gene encoding histidine--tRNA ligase, with product MAKGDKINFSTPSGFPEFLPSEKRLELYLLDTIRRVFESYGFTPIETPAVERLEVLQAKGNQGDNIIYGIDPILPPNRQAERDKAGETGSEARALKFDQTVPLAAYIARHLNELTFPFARYQMDMVFRGERAKDGRFRQFRQCDIDVVARTHLSLLYDAQMPAIITEIFEAVNIGDFLIRINNRKVLTGFFKSVGIAETKIKTCIGIIDTLEKVGEAKVKEHLEKEDIIAEHTQKIIDFIKIDGSVDEVLDKLKHLAENLPDSEQFTLGVSELETVIIGVRNLGVADNRFCIDLSIARGLDYYTGTVYETTLLGHEALGSICSGGRYEELVGTFLGEKLPGVGISIGLTRLISRLLKAGILNTLAATPAQVMVVNIQDDLMPVYLNVSQNLRKAGINVITNFDKRPLGKQFQLADKQGIQFCVIIGSEEAAAQKSSLKDLKSGEQVEVVLADLAQEIKRRLL
- a CDS encoding aldehyde dehydrogenase family protein translates to MNKSIEVRNPRTGKYDYVIIPPPAKLLAQQCNRLRRSQVRWQQIGIERRIEALQLWKEAILSGREQLKEALVNDTGRLSVSLAEIDSFLSTIDRWCKLAPDLLQESPRNTSIPFISLLQTTVPYPLVGVISPWNFPLLLSTIDTIPALLAGCAVIVKPSEIAPRFVAPLITALNTVPNLRDVLNFVEGAGETGSALIENVDLICFTGSVATGQKVAVAAAQNFIPAFLELGGKDPAIVLESANLELATSAILWGSVVNTGQSCYSIERIYVAESIFDKFVELLTAKAKQLKLAHPTVESGEIGPIIAERQAAIISDHLLDAVEQGAVIHCGGQVEELGGGWWCRPTVLTKVNHSMKVMTEETFAPIMPVMPFSTIEEAINLANDSSYGLSAAVFAESEELAIEVAQQIDAGAISINDAGLTAMMHEGEKNSFKFSGLGGSRMGPSSLKRFLRKKALLIKTNSTSDPWWFD
- a CDS encoding DUF3598 family protein; its protein translation is MSTIREEMPVLARHEGDWVGTYIVVDTAGKIIDNYESHLTCQFPENETYSYYQINRYKWADGKQEEHQFPGQYCDKALWFDTERIKGKAWEVDNSTVILWFAYKTVPDINLYEMIIISPDNNHRARTWHWFKNHEIYQRTLIKEERLR